Proteins co-encoded in one Stomoxys calcitrans chromosome 5, idStoCalc2.1, whole genome shotgun sequence genomic window:
- the LOC106096301 gene encoding tudor domain-containing protein 7: MSSNSNAKQQELKHIASIVRALITSTKPPCYLRNILREYNEVESKQLPYKSLGYKTAQELLEDTGEFHFNGNRGGGDVIIAAKPSVKTAHITSMVRGQKASKSTRIAPVKAVKQPPRMLSNRTNGFGFGSGAGDRNNNSSNNFNSYNNRSNNTPTAHQHQQQQQQQLQRQRSMGSNSQQMDLRDMLNSKKNQRIQQPQYQTNSEQSKLQSRIVQNENQAQQQQQSGPRAILGAAKPSGPKEVQNQTADMEIKNRNTPPKAQQPLSQNSTATTTTNTTRRTLQVVIDSTNQKPNINQSNHQQQQSQAAPMARSTKPLVVYQPNATANHHPTSNLASRLQQNQQPTLPQPQQQAQHKQQQQPVNAHQVVQPGDAMKSGTTGIQSRLKVVAPEFTPNQHKPSFQHYNPKLDAISALIQYCRSKNYSAPRFNSMKGKFSNRTYSCCVHVNDVIYSTYPHEYETEYQAKEACANTALAKLKMQEKKRPMPPCSFSGTKLLDKLYTELLKHPHGIFAKNLPEWFETTFEQSLPEDWWIMIQESSLFTTETGLSKVIIFANKDADRDLTPLDDKTKVIQIDPICLPWSEDYWSILVTHCASTVEIWGRLFGAEYSVRFTALMNDINVYMANKKERPVSITRKNIYLVFQDDCWNRVRVEELDKSKGSALCFFIDFGDADWQPVDKLMICESHFLKLPAQAVPFCLYGLEDFEGNPKARTCLEDLFANKSVVGKIFTKESEFYDTNSKFHGKVQVVLFDTSTAEDVNLNQEISNMICHQSLTPEINPTTVNNIFVTHIGDNGDIFVQVKSAELKYIQSLLQQTVETRFKRDQHKVTFEDLKRSTMFLICDDEDANDVKWYRGALADAKNLKPDSDKFPMYFVDQGITKTTDISKIFLLESLSLALSKFPEQAIKVRMHNIPDITKDIVGRIRGLLPKDCEALAKMVVAGPVPLVTIHTRLEGPGILVTINDVIRNEHELMGCSDLLPGASGGADNNRDSSKFALDFSKTTQNNANAMGNLSSPSTPTSNAFIDITQPLLTTMPGSPQKVSDLPKLCNYSAIPAIGDYFEVRITMSANPSNFIIQPYKDYPNLRTLMKELQVFCENSDEFIPTDMVDIGEAYAAKNADGFFHRVTAVKKYGDMIHVRFCDFGDSATLDSSQLKILPLKFRQLPKMAVPAKLYGIKAVNAEWTLDDCLFFRKLTVGQTFVSVIKNIKYDKDNSLLSPILELELIDVTTDEDVYVHQLLLDEERAIKEN, encoded by the exons ATGTCTAGCAACTCCAATGCAAAGCAACAGGAATTGAAGCATATCGCTTCAATTGTTCGCGCATTAATCACATCCACCAAGCCACCGTGTTATCTAAGAAATATTTTACGCGAATATAATGAAGTAGAGAGCAAACAGCTGCCTTATAAGAGTCTCGGATATAAAACAGCACAAGAACTCTTAGAAGATACGGGAGAATTTCACTTTAACGGCAATCGCGGCGGAGGAGAT GTTATAATCGCCGCAAAACCCAGTGTAAAAACTGCTCATATCACTTCTATGGTAAGAGGCCAGAAAGCCAGCAAGTCTACACGAATTGCCCCAGTAAAAGCTGTAAAACAACCCCCTCGAATGCTATCGAATCGTACAAACGGTTTCGGATTTGGCAGTGGCGCTGGTGATCGCAACAATAACAGCAGTAACAATTTCAACAGCTACAATAATCGCAGCAACAATACTCCAACTGCACATcagcatcaacaacaacaacaacaacaacttcaacGTCAGCGATCAATGGGTAGTAATAGCCAGCAAATGGATTTGCGGGATATGCTCAATTCGAAGAAAAATCAAAGAATTCAGCAGCCCCAGTATCAGACGAATAGCGAGCAATCGAAATTACAATCGCGAATTGTTCAAAATGAAAATCaggcacaacaacaacaacaaagtggtCCGAGAGCTATATTGGGCGCAGCTAAACCTTCCGGACCGAAAGAGGTTCAAAATCAAACAGCggatatggaaataaaaaatagaaacacACCTCCTAAGGCACAACAGCCGCTGTCGCAAAAttctacagcaacaacaacaacaaatacaacgAGGCGAACACTACAAGTTGTGATTGATTCAACAAACCAAAAACCAAATATAAACCAAAGTAACCACCAGCAGCAACAATCACAGGCAGCGCCAATGGCAAGATCAACAAAGCCCTTGGTTGTTTATCAACCAAATGCTACTGCTAATCACCATCCAACTAGTAATTTAGCTTCCAGGCTGCAACAGAACCAGCAACCAACATTGCCGCAGCCGCAGCAACAAGCGCAAcataagcaacaacaacaaccagtaaATGCTCACCAAGTAGTGCAGCCAGGTGATGCAATGAAATCCGGCACGACGGGCATTCAAAGTAGACTTAAAGTTGTTGCCCCGGAATTTACACCAAACCAG cACAAACCCTCATTTCAGCATTATAACCCCAAACTCGATGCTATTTCTGCTCTCATTCAGTATTGCCGTTCTAAGAACTATTCTGCACCTCGTTTTAATAGCATGAAAGGTAAATTTTCAAATAGAACCTATTCATGCTGTGTCCATGTCAATGATGTCATATACTCAACGTATCCTCACGAATATGAGACTGAATATCAGGCCAAGGAGGCATGTGCTAATACAGCTTTGGCCAAACTCAAAATGCAAGAGAAGAAACGTCCTATGCCACCCTGCTCATTTTCTGGCACCAAATTATTGGATAAGCTGTACACAGAGTTGTTGAAACATCCCCATGGTATATTTGCCAAGAATCTGCCAGAATGGTTTGAAACAACATTTGAGCAGTCATTACCTGAAGATTGGTGGATCATGATACAAGAATCTAGCCTATTTACTACAGAGACTGGACTTAGTAAAGTCATAATATTTGCAAATAAGGATGCCGATAGAG ATCTCACACCTCTGGATGACAAGACAAAAGTCATACAAATCGATCCCATATGTCTGCCCTGGTCGGAAGATTATTGGTCTATTTTAGTGACGCATTGTGCCTCCACCGTTGAAATATGGGGACGCCTCTTCGGTGCTGAGTATTCAGTGCGCTTTACTGCCTTAATGAATGACATCAATGTCTATATGGCAAACAAAAAAGAGCGCCCCGTCTCCATAACACGCAAGAATATATATCTGGTCTTTCAAGACGATTGCTGGAACAGAGTTCGAGTGGAAGAACTGGATAAATCGAAAGGTTCTGCTTTGTGTTTCTTCATAGATTTCGGAGATGCCGATTGGCAGCCTGTTGATAAGTTAATGATTTGTGAAAGTCACTTTCTCAAATTGCCCGCCCAAGCTGTGCCATTTTGTTTGTATGGCCTAGAGGACTTTGAGGGCAATCCCAAAGCCCGCACATGTTTGGAAGACCTATTTGCCAACAAGTCCGTTGTTGGCAAGATATTTACCAAAGAATCTGAATTTTACGACACAAATTCAAAGTTTCATGGTAAAGTTCAGGTTGTTCTCTTTGATACATCCACCGCAGAGGATGTCAATCTTAACCAAGAGATTTCCAACATGATATGCCATCAATCATTGACGCCAGAAATCAATCCAACAACGGTTAACAACATTTTTGTGACACATATAGGTGACAATGGTGATATCTTTGTGCAAGTCAAGAGCGCTGAACTGAAGTATATACAA AGTTTGTTACAACAAACAGTGGAAACACGTTTTAAACGAGATCAGCACAAAGTTACTTTTGAAGATCTTAAACGTTCCACTATGTTTCTTATATGTGATGATGAAGATGCCAACGATGTTAAGTGGTATCGTGGTGCGTTGGCCGATGCCAAAAATCTCAAACCAGACAGTGATAAATTCCCCATGTATTTCGTTGACCAGGGCATAACGAAAACGACTGATATCTCAAAAATATTCCTCTTGGAAAGTTTAAGCTTGGCCTTAAGCAAATTTCCCGAGCAAGCCATAAAAGTTCGTATGCATAATATACCCGATATAACAAAAGACATAGTGGGACGCATACGTGGACTATTGCCTAAAGATTGTGAAGCTTTG gCAAAAATGGTAGTGGCCGGACCTGTGCCACTTGTAACAATACACACACGTTTAGAGGGCCCTGGTATATTGGTTACCATTAACGATGTAATACGCAATGAACACGAACTTATGGG ATGTTCAGATTTGTTACCAGGAGCCTCTGGTGGGGCAGACAATAACAGAGACTCTTCGAAATTCGCTTTAGATTTTTCGAAAACCACACAAAACAATGCCAACGCCATGGGCAATTTGTCTTCTCCATCTACTCCCACGTCgaatgcattcattgatatcaCACAACCATTGTTGACCACAATGCCTGGATCACCACAGAAAGTAAGTGATTTGCCGAAATTGTGCAATTACAGCGCTATACCTGCCATAGGCGATTATTTCGAAGTGCGCATAACCATGTCGGCAAATCCTTCTAATTTCATT ATTCAACCTTATAAGGATTATCCTAATCTAAGGACGCTAATGAAAGAGCTACAAGTTTTCTGTGAGAACAGTGATGAATTCATTCCAACCGATATGGTAGACATTGGAGAAGCCTATGCAGCTAAAAATGCCGATGGATTCTTTCACAG AGTTACAGCCGTCAAAAAATACGGTGACATGATTCACGTACGTTTTTGCGACTTTGGTGATAGCGCCACTTTAGACAGCAgccaattaaaaatattgccCCTGAAATTCcgtcaattacccaaaatggcTGTTCCAGCTAAGCTTTATG GCATTAAAGCTGTCAACGCTGAATGGACATTGGATGACTGTTTATTCTTCCGTAAATTAACTGTTGGCCAAACATTTGTGTCGGTCATTAAGAACATTAAATACGACAAAGACAACTCGCTTCTCTCACCCATACTCGAACTGGAACTTATTGACGTCACCACCGACGAAGATGTATACGTTCATCAACTCCTGCTCGATGAGGAGCGAgcaattaaagaaaattaa